The sequence below is a genomic window from Salvelinus sp. IW2-2015 unplaced genomic scaffold, ASM291031v2 Un_scaffold1150, whole genome shotgun sequence.
aaatataaaaatacagtaACATCCTGACTCAATGATTTGTTGTTGCCATGTTGAGAGGTCGATCTTATTAAACCTTGCCTAAGCTCGACCCTCTTGACTTTGTTTCCTAGAGGGAGTTTGTTGCGGTCTGCCTTGATAGCTAGATTCTAGACTTGTAGATTCTGTGCTCGCTACATCTTTTGACAGGATGCACAAGTCCTATGTGAGTTTGAGGGTAAAGATGACCTTCTATTCACATTTTATCCTATGTGTATTTGATGATAAATATGATATTCTATGCCATTGTATCTTATGTGTATTTGAGGGGCCAGAGTATGGCATTTTAGTCAAGTTTTATCCTATGTGTGTTCAGAGGCTAAAGAAGACATTTtagtcacataaaaaaaaaaaaatttaaacactGAATAAACGTACACAGAATGTCAATTTGGATTGTGCGCTGGTTGACTTTTGGTCTCTAGAATGCCAAAAAGTTGATTTAACCTGTTCACCCATTAAGCCCCTTCACATTCATTCATCTGACAGTAATCCCCAAATGCTTGTTCAGATGCCACAGCTGGACTTGACTGTTTCCGCCTTAGTCATTGTTGTTAATATGTTAGCTTGTGTGTAGAGCGCTGTGTGCTCCAGTAGGATATGTTCcctgtaaaatatataaaagctaAGCTATTCAAAGCTTTGATTGCAACTGAATCAAGTGCTGgccccttttttaaattttcatGTGATCGAGTGTTGGCTGCAAGCACTCTTTCATAGTTTTATGCAAGAGCATAGAGTTGAACATGTTTTATCCCTTCACCTGAATATGTTAGCTTATAGCAATGCTTCCTTCTACAGTCAACCTGTGTGAATCTAGAGCCAAACCGACTCCCACAGCTTTTATCCTTGCATAAAGGGAAGGGAAAAAGGAAGGGGGAAAAATGACGCTTCTATTTTTAAAGTGGATGAATTTAGCATGCATACTGCCTCCTGCTGTGCTGACCGTCTGCCGATTGGTCGATCCAGCAGCAGGGTCAATGGCAGTGGAGATCAACCCTGTGCTGCCATCGTGCATCAGAAAAACAGAACTGCTTTTACTCTCCCAACTCACTGKYACTGTGAGACAAATAGGCCCTTCCCTATTTCTCttactctttttctctctttctctctgtctgtgtctgtctgtctacctgcctgtccatccctctctctctttctttctttctttctttctttctctctcttgctctaatgtctctcctgtgtgttgctctgttagtttttttctcttctctgcgATTAGGTGTTAGTTTCTATGTGTCTCTAGAAAATGGTGGTTTAAATGAAAATGTCAAATACTTATTYCTAATTTATAAATCATGAATTAACAGACCTGATTAACTGTTGATTTAATTTATTCAATGGAATCACCCCCAAGTTGTATTACTTTTCCCTCCTGGACAAAATATCAAGATTTATCGTGGGGGAAAAACTATCCAGACTTTATaaataatgtaaataaataacTCCATAAAATGTTGGTGATTGCATCATTTTGGggtttcattttcattttatCCTAAGCAGTGAGTGTGTTAATTTCAGCTTTGTCTATTTTTCTTCTAGACAAACATCAACTGACATCTCAGGGAAAGAACTGTGACCATCAAGTTCCACATCTCCTGAAAAGTAGTCCAAGTTCAAGGTAATGTTATGTTGATATGTTTAATGTCGTTAATTGTCAATGTGTACATCCATATTTTGTGCACTTAAAAAGTATATTGTGTTCTATTCTACAGACGAAAATGTAGATACAGCCCCGGTAGTTCTAAGAAAGGAGCTGGTCCAGAGAGGGATGCTAGCTCCTCAGACAACAGGAGCAGTCACATGATGGAATCACCAGAGATGAGTAACAACAACAGAGGTGGTCACCATGGCGATAGCCCCGCCCTGCGGCGCTTGGGTAAACCCAGCAGCTCGGAGTGGAACAGCTCCGACAACCTGTCTGGGAATCTCTCGGAACCAGAGGACAGTGCCTACCGCTCCAGCAACATCAAGCCCCTTCTGTCCGAGTCTCCCTGCCCCTGTCCCCCCCACCACCTGGCCTTCCACCAACCCCCCCATATCGAACTGCAAGAGCcctcatctcaacatcaacccGCCACGCCACCAATGCCTCACCCCAAAGCCGCCCAGCAAACTTCCCCTCACCAGGGGGATGTTGGCCGCCACTGCTTCCATCCCAGGCTACTCCAGGAGCCCTCCCAGACCAGCCCCCGGCCCAGCGTCTGGCCCACCCCGGCCTCACATACCCCCAGCCCCAACCGGAGGTCGGAATCCAATGGCCCTCTGCAGAGGCCCTCGTCGGGTGCCAGCTCCAAGTCGGGCTCGGACCCAGAGAGGAGCAACCCGTCGTCGRGCGAAAGTGAGGAGAGGCTGCCCATCTGCAGGCCACCTGGAGCCGAGTCAGCGGCAACCCAAGGGGTTTCCCTCACCACGTACTTCAGCGTGGACAATTGCATGACGGACACGTACAGACTTAAGTACCATCACCAGCGACCCCTCCTACTCTCGGCTATTGTGCCCCGAGCACCGACGGAGCCCCGAGAACACCCCAGCCACCACCTGCACCCCGCAAACACACACTCCATGCTAGACCCACCCAAAACCCGGCCTGATGCAGGTAAGCTTGGACAGTCACAGCGGCTTGTAAAAACACCTACGGACATTCATGTACAGTACACTGTTCCAAAACGACATGTTCTCCTCGTACTGTACAAGTGGTCTCAACAGTAAAATTACAACTCTAATAAAGCATAAATATTAAAGCATCCAAATATTTTAAATTCTGGCATCTGCCCAAAATTTGCTCtgtaaatttattttttatttttattccatgtgtgtttttgCATTGACTTCATCTATatctatattgttttatttttttcctcgAAAACAGGCCATAACAGCAATAAGCCCACTGCAAAATGGAACCCAGTGACAGCCAAAGGACTGGACGAGCGTGGCTATTTGTGATGGTATTACCTGGTAAGTGATAGTTCCTCTTATCAGCACTTTTTTGATGGCTCCACTACCAGATCCTTCTATGAATACAGATGCAGTTTATTTTGTACAAGCATTACTGCACGGCATGCTGCACTCGCCTGAGACAAAATCAGTGAGAGATCGGCAGACACAAAATCATTTCATTTCCCTGTAGATGATGATAATGCATGACATTTCTCATTTTAATTTAatgcagtaaaaaatatatattcatctGTATACCAGAACTTAAGCTGTTCGATACCACTACTCAGGACAAGCACTGACTTTGCTACTTATTGAGGAAATATTTGCTTACAGTAACCATGTTTCCCTCCACCGTTTTTTATGCGACTAAAGTGATACCGTATTTTAAAAaacacgacagctgtgatggaaacagtttcgatacaattttataaatgccgacagatcatttgtttgttcgacCTGGGGCATTTTttggtctgtaaaatgtatcatgcgagaaatggtggtggaaaggCCTTTATGCACatgtattgatataataaccattatatcgaagtaaacttggagtcacgcgatgatatagtgggtggtcctcccactacgactcggtaaaccatgcagtttattaggctacagataataagtgatgatgaacttcacatggtggtgaaagtgcacattgatcttgatgctcctttacaaTATATATCGAATGTCTTATTCTGGTGagatgatgatcgatgcttgactgccatttgacaaatacacaTATTCTCGCTCTTAcacataataatctcatcatgtagactagcctacccgcacagactacccgcactgtatctgaaagttgctggttgaaaatacaatctatacATTACCGTAttatcagcaggtttgcatgggcgggagtttcggctttccatggtgacatcaccatgcggtaaattgatGAATTGACCAATAACAAAGAAAGTCCCAAACCTCTGTGCCAgtgacagctagttttcagttttcccctccccactcagaccactcccagactcccagaaatctattacagtaaggtacttaattgctaCCCAGAAACTATTTGATATTGATAAATtaacagctgcattgggcctttaagaaaTGCACTAACTAAgctgctctggataaaagtgtctgctaatgactaaaatgtcaacttAAACAAGCAAAAACAAGAGCTGAAAAATGCACAACCAATAAACCAGACTTGTGTCAAATACATAGGTCGAATACTGTTAATCAGAAATATTTAGTTTGCGTGGTGCACTTCTTTTACTGTTGCGTTGGTTTCATTGTACTCAACCAAATTAAATGAAACTcccatgtatttgaaaatatttgaCATTATATATTTTACCCAGGTCTGCAGTACAAGAAGTGTGTAAGGACAAGAAAGATTTTTAGTAACAAGCTCTATAGCACATTGGTAATGTGGGCCTCtgtagcttagttggtagagcattgtgcTTTGAACACCAGGACagtgggcctagtggttagagcgttgggccagtaacgaatGGTTGCTGGAcaaatccccgagctgccaagctaaaaatctgtcgttctactcctgagcaaggcaattaacccataAACAATGTATGtatgctttggataaaagtgtctgctaaatggcatttctTTCTTGGAAATGTACTCATGGCGTACTCATGGcgtacacatacagtatgatcCATATCATAATAATCTACTGTCCTCTTCTTACTCATAGGTCTGATGTCCATGGAAAATAATCTATTGAACTGGATGCCAAAGAGTCTGCTGACTGGAAAAGTGTTGCTCCTAGAACTTCAATTGAAATCAGTGTCAAATGCCAAATCACTGATGCACTGTGGGTTACATAAGTACTTATATGTATTTTGAAGGAAGATACAGTTTGATAGTCCATTGTCAGAGAGAAAAATGTTTATGTATGTTGATAGATGAGTTGGAAGTTGGAAAGGGCAGCCCAAGGCATAACACAGTCAAATATAATGATAACCTGTTGAATATACACTTGCTACAGTGTGACATTGACCTCTGGGATCAAGAGGTGTACCTTTTGGTTTAAGATAATGTGCATCCCTGATCGTGTGGCCAACACAAATTTTATTTCCGAATATGAGCACCAAATTCAGCAATCTCAGAATACAAACACTAACATTGTGTTTGCATACTTGTTATCCTGCTGAATAGACAACTGTTACAATGTTAGCCAACCTGCATGAGGACTTATAAAGAGGTAACAATAGTGATGTRTACAGTATGAGCATGCGCATGGCATACTTTACATTTGTATCCAACCGACATCCAAATTCCAATTGGTTTATGTTATTGGGTCTACTTAAATTATATCTTCACTTTTTTTGGGACCTGCCTCAATTTTTCCACGTACAGTACCGTGCAAGTACTTTATAGGCCAGGAGAGACATCMGATTTATTTCAACCACTGCTAACTTGATCAACTTTAGCCACTGCTAACCAAAAAGTAAAAGGAATGATAGGGGAAAGCTCACTATGTTCAGAATTTGTTGCAAAATCACCTCTAAGTaacttcaatcaatcaaatatatttataaagcccttttaacatcagcagatgtcaaaaMGTGtatatacagaaacccagcctaaacccccaaaagCAAGCAATGCTGATGTAAAAGcatgaacctaggaagaaacatagagaagaaccaggctttgaggggtggccagtgctcttctgactgtaccgggtggagattaWAAGAATACATGGCcgttaaggccagatcgttcttcaagatgttaaaACGTTCATAGATTACCAGCAGGGTTAAAtattaatcacagtggttatagaggatgcaaca
It includes:
- the LOC112069916 gene encoding uncharacterized protein, with the translated sequence RKCRYSPGSSKKGAGPERDASSSDNRSSHMMESPEMSNNNRGGHHGDSPALRRLGKPSSSEWNSSDNLSGNLSEPEDSAYRSSNIKPLLSESPCPCPPHHLAFHQPPHIELQEPSSQHQPATPPMPHPKAAQQTSPHQGDVGRHCFHPRLLQEPSQTSPRPSVWPTPASHTPSPNRRSESNGPLQRPSSGASSKSGSDPERSNPSSXESEERLPICRPPGAESAATQGVSLTTYFSVDNCMTDTYRLKYHHQRPLLLSAIVPRAPTEPREHPSHHLHPANTHSMLDPPKTRPDAGHNSNKPTAKWNPVTAKGLDERGYL